In Finegoldia magna ATCC 53516, a genomic segment contains:
- a CDS encoding phosphatase PAP2 family protein: MIGKVINEKKIYLSAAILVTSLIFGFFIRKQSGLSFEPKIMNFAQNLTDNFTFYIFKSFTILGNFSTYFLILAVSLYYSKRIGKNSFFSITLMSCLIGLLVMNVYKYSFVRVRPLDFFKIEQGGYSYVSGHSLVSTSFYFTLSYLLCSLKNYKFIYLRIIPFVIAFSRLVVGVHWPTDVFFGMLVGYVCYLATIFVAEKYIIKSNKNLDEL; the protein is encoded by the coding sequence ATGATTGGAAAAGTAATAAACGAGAAAAAAATATATTTGTCAGCGGCAATTCTTGTAACTTCGTTGATTTTTGGTTTTTTTATTAGAAAACAATCTGGTCTATCATTTGAACCTAAAATAATGAATTTTGCACAAAATCTTACAGATAATTTTACTTTTTATATCTTCAAATCATTCACAATACTCGGAAATTTCAGCACGTATTTTTTAATATTGGCAGTTAGCTTATATTATTCAAAACGTATTGGCAAAAATTCATTTTTTTCAATAACATTAATGTCTTGTTTGATAGGTCTTTTAGTTATGAATGTGTACAAATATAGTTTTGTGAGAGTAAGACCGTTAGATTTTTTCAAAATAGAACAAGGTGGTTACAGTTATGTCAGCGGTCATAGTTTGGTAAGTACAAGCTTTTATTTTACTCTGAGTTATTTGTTATGCAGTTTGAAAAATTACAAATTCATTTATTTGCGAATAATTCCATTTGTAATTGCTTTTAGTAGGCTTGTTGTGGGAGTGCATTGGCCAACTGATGTGTTTTTTGGAATGTTAGTGGGATATGTGTGTTATTTAGCTACGATTTTCGTGGCAGAAAAATATATAATAAAATCAAATAAAAATTTAGATGAACTATAG
- a CDS encoding phosphatase PAP2 family protein, which produces MDKYDWFVIICSIVLLSITFFLGFVVLKDNETNLDRRLKEHFTKMGHNSLIAMMAKITKFGNVETLMIISIPIVFFTVSQHNYVSASAIIMSVMLSVIAVHTLKFVFRRKRPKVTSGINYMGYSFPSGHSCVSMSFYLTIAYVLSYGYKFFFVTMLIAIVFAFMIAISRIILGVHWFTDVVIGSFIGLICAYWSIYMFRMNYYFTFIFG; this is translated from the coding sequence ATGGATAAATACGATTGGTTTGTAATAATATGTAGTATTGTTCTGTTATCGATTACTTTTTTTCTTGGATTTGTTGTATTAAAAGACAATGAAACAAATTTGGATAGAAGATTAAAGGAACATTTTACTAAAATGGGACACAATTCCCTGATTGCGATGATGGCAAAAATCACAAAATTTGGTAACGTTGAAACACTTATGATTATAAGTATACCTATTGTGTTTTTTACTGTGAGTCAACACAATTATGTATCAGCATCAGCTATAATAATGAGCGTTATGCTTAGCGTTATTGCAGTTCACACTTTGAAATTTGTTTTTAGAAGAAAAAGACCAAAAGTAACAAGTGGAATCAATTATATGGGATATTCTTTTCCAAGTGGTCATTCTTGCGTTAGTATGAGCTTTTATTTGACAATTGCTTATGTGCTAAGTTATGGGTACAAATTTTTCTTCGTGACGATGTTAATTGCCATTGTGTTTGCGTTTATGATTGCCATTTCTAGAATTATTTTGGGAGTACATTGGTTTACGGATGTCGTAATAGGTAGTTTTATTGGGCTAATATGCGCATATTGGTCTATATATATGTTCAGAATGAATTATTATTTTACATTTATTTTTGGTTAG